In Nycticebus coucang isolate mNycCou1 chromosome 24, mNycCou1.pri, whole genome shotgun sequence, a single window of DNA contains:
- the LOC128576214 gene encoding akirin-1-like: MPRPTKPQIWAEPKCLDQGAVAAASTLGLWPLSGTACGATLKRPMEFQAALLSPCSPKRRRCAPLPGPPPGLRPPDAQPPPPPLQTQTRHPTLQQPAPRQRAAPSNSEQNFQNIKQEEYRRYQRWRHLEVVLNQSEVCASESQPHSSALTAPSSPGSSWIKKDQPTFTLRQVGIICERLLKDYEDKIREEYEQVLNTKLAEQYESFVKFTHDQIMPRYGTRPTSYVS; the protein is encoded by the coding sequence TTGCCGCCGCGTCCACTCTGGGTCTCTGGCCCCTCAGCGGCACGGCGTGCGGGGCGACGCTCAAGAGGCCCATGGAGTTCCAGGCGGCTCTGCTGAGCCCCTGTTCCCCGAAGCGGCGGCGCTGCGCCCCTCTCCCCGGCCCCCCTCCGGGCCTTAGGCCCCCGGACGCCCAGCCGCCCCCGCCGCCGCTTCAGACACAGACCCGGCACCCGACTCTGCAGCAGCCCGCCCCCCGGCAGCGAGCGGCGCCTTCCAACTCCGAGCAAAATTTTCAGAACATAAAACAAGAAGAATATCGTCGTTACCAGAGGTGGAGACATTTAGAAGTTGTTCTTAATCAGAGTGAAGTCTGTGCTTCGGAAAGTCAGCCTCACTCCTCAGCACTCACAGCACCTAGTTCTCCAGGTTCCTCCTGGATAAAGAAGGACCAGCCCACCTTCACCCTCAGACAAGTTGGAATAATCTGTGAGCGTCTCCTTAAGGACTATGAGGACAAGATCCGGGAGGAGTATGAACAGGTCCTTAACACCAAACTAGCAGAACAATATGAATCTTTTGTGAAATTCACACATGATCAGATTATGCCACGGTATGGGACAAGGCCAACAAGCTATGTGTCCTGA